The proteins below come from a single Cervus elaphus chromosome 4, mCerEla1.1, whole genome shotgun sequence genomic window:
- the PRR19 gene encoding proline-rich protein 19 has translation MDPGEPAPKPFQQPEKPGRVRRRKTRRERNEALVGSRRPLAYQHPPMAGRDPHTVLRNSVAPTAAKLVVITQGRLSRDHRGLFNHEVKSLDVARLLSSGSLESGTPALTTKSSPSPGRGQKPSLQSRGKENQVPGGSGPGPPSPPPLPDLEQLLGELQCRLILPQAFPRRNLVQEARDAIVGTLQACHGRVPDLTLVLRGCQPHLPGTEPGAPKKQRMTPSCINSPEQAPEEGRQRRRQGTKELTFAVPPTSSTPAAHRVSLAPPKGPWPPPLSSLPSPSGAAWGPPTAFDLLKSIWLVATPPPPRPWGGGPPQLLPQPPSPLLPRSSALDWSPSPPAPLPSLSWVVAQSSPEAWSFPPMRLY, from the exons ATGGATCCCGGGGAGCCAGCCCCCAAGCCTTTCCAGCAGCCTGAGAAGCCTGGTCGTGTCCGCCGTCGGAAGACCAGGCGGGAGCGTAACGAGGCCCTGGTGGGCAGTCGGCGGCCATTGGCCTATCAGCATCCTCCTATGGCCGGTCGGGATCCACATACGGTATTGCGGAATTCTGTGGCCCCTACTGCTGCCAAGCTCGTGGTCATAACCCAGGGCCGCCTGAGCCGGGACCACCGGGGTCTCTTCAACCATGAGGTGAAATCTCTGGATGTGGCCCGGCTGCTTAGCAGTGGGTCTCTGGAGTCAGGCACCCCTGCACTCACCACCAAGTCCTCCCCAAGCCCAGGCAGGGGCCAAAAACCATCCCTACAGTCAAGGGGCAAGGAAAACCAGGTGCCTGGAGGCTCGGGCCCaggcccccccagccccccaccactCCCTGACTTGGAGCAGCTGCTGGGAGAGCTGCAATGCCGGCTGATTCTGCCACAAGCCTTCCCTAGAAGGAACCTAGTTcaagaggccagggatgctatcGTGGGCACTTTACAGGCCTGCCATGGCCGTGTGCCAGACCTTACCCTGGTGCTCCGGGGCTGCCAGCCACACCTGCCAG GGACCGAGCCTGGGGCCCCTAAGAAACAAAGAATGACACCTTCCTGCATCAACAGTCCTGAGCAGGCCCcagaggaggggaggcagaggagacgGCAAGGGACAAAGGAGCTCACCTTTGCCGTGCCTCCTACCTCCAGCACTCCTGCTGCGCACCGAGTGAGCCTGGCACCACCGAAAGGTCCCTGGCCACCCCCATTATCCTCATTGCCTTCGCCATCTGGGGCAGCCTGGGGCCCCCCAACAGCCTTTGATCTACTGAAAAGCATCTGGCTGGTAGCCACACCTCCCCCTCCCCGGCCTTGGGGGGGTGGCCCACCACAACTCCTGCCCCAGCCACCGTCCCCCTTGTTGCCCCGAAGTTCTGCCTTGGACTGgagccccagccccccagccccactgccCAGCCTCTCCTGGGTGGTGGCTCAGAGCAGCCCAGAGGCCTGGTCCTTTCCACCCATGAGACTGTACTGA